One stretch of Lacrimispora sphenoides DNA includes these proteins:
- a CDS encoding ABC transporter permease, with protein sequence MKSFRKNVVRCARQNPGSFLGAVFIIAIGIFVYVAMMDTLRNLGDQVQRYYDSSAMADVFAQVSGISEVDLERLKEIPGIEEVSGKMAVDVRLFAPFQTEIVTVHLLSYDPSDSLNRLMLKGTGTGKDSIYLGNRMAGIYGYGNGTPLTLMIDGKSVKCELAGTCYGPEYIYAIPPGGAMIPDGEIYDIACIEKNRMEELTGKKDSMNELGFRLAKGYTYEDVRYQLMDRLSGYGLISLTSKENQASYNMVQGEIHELYSMGTVLPVLFMSISVFMLYVVLKKMIDRDQSLIGTMKSFGMRDGELMLAYLYQGAEVGVLGALAGSVLAVPFGRYMFLMYVDFFNLPDTVYHSYMNTRISGMGIAVGTGLLAVYLGVRGILKITPAQAMRAKAPASAGNLKLPGFFASRLGAMEKMGLRSVVRNPFRGFLIILAIAFPFSMSSVLFSFRGVADQMYFDQFSKVQTYDIQISLDRYVSPIRGESAGEGIRGVEKSEAVIQKAVELKHENLSEFAMIYGLNRGSGMWRIMDLYGRFYDPPEDGIIINSRIAEKLHLVEGDIMEVSVPGLTAEAVKVPVKAVIKESLGGGCYISAKGFSRFFDSVPMAGTVLLKVEKGRLKIVREELLKTSRVTWMVDTGRITQSYQDIMGSMMAMVQMFSFMAVAAGGILIYNISMINIRERIAELGTFIIMGGTDKEIGRILMFEQVVYFILGIALGVFGSLGVKYLVEHLVISDSYTIELAIRPSCYGIAFLTCLAMAGASLLAQTRFVRRIRLTDILKERE encoded by the coding sequence GTGAAAAGCTTCCGCAAGAACGTAGTCCGGTGCGCCAGGCAAAATCCAGGGTCTTTTCTGGGGGCGGTTTTCATCATCGCCATCGGCATATTTGTCTATGTGGCCATGATGGACACCTTGAGAAACTTAGGGGATCAGGTGCAGCGTTACTATGACAGCAGTGCCATGGCTGACGTATTTGCCCAGGTTTCAGGAATCTCTGAGGTGGATCTGGAACGGTTAAAGGAGATTCCAGGGATTGAAGAGGTATCCGGGAAAATGGCCGTTGATGTAAGGCTGTTTGCTCCTTTCCAGACGGAAATCGTAACGGTGCATCTGCTGTCTTACGATCCCTCGGATTCTTTAAACAGGCTGATGTTAAAAGGGACGGGAACGGGAAAAGACAGCATTTATCTGGGAAACCGGATGGCCGGAATATATGGATACGGAAACGGAACACCTCTCACCCTCATGATTGATGGGAAAAGCGTGAAATGTGAACTGGCCGGAACCTGTTATGGGCCGGAATACATATATGCCATTCCTCCCGGAGGAGCCATGATTCCCGATGGAGAGATTTACGACATTGCCTGCATAGAAAAAAACAGGATGGAAGAATTAACGGGAAAAAAGGATTCCATGAATGAACTGGGATTCCGGTTGGCGAAAGGTTATACCTATGAAGACGTGCGCTATCAGCTAATGGACCGTCTTTCCGGGTATGGCCTGATTTCTCTCACTTCGAAGGAAAACCAGGCCAGTTATAATATGGTACAGGGAGAGATTCATGAGCTGTATTCCATGGGAACGGTGCTTCCCGTCCTGTTTATGTCAATTTCAGTGTTCATGCTTTATGTAGTATTAAAAAAGATGATAGACAGGGACCAAAGCCTTATAGGCACTATGAAATCCTTTGGAATGAGAGACGGGGAACTGATGCTGGCATACCTTTATCAGGGAGCTGAAGTAGGGGTTTTAGGCGCTCTGGCCGGAAGTGTTCTGGCGGTTCCCTTTGGCCGTTATATGTTTTTGATGTATGTGGACTTTTTTAATCTGCCGGACACGGTTTATCACAGCTACATGAACACAAGGATAAGCGGTATGGGAATCGCGGTGGGAACCGGGCTCCTTGCAGTTTACTTAGGGGTCAGGGGAATCTTAAAGATCACTCCGGCCCAGGCCATGAGGGCAAAGGCTCCTGCTTCCGCCGGGAATTTAAAGCTGCCCGGTTTTTTTGCCTCCAGGCTTGGCGCAATGGAAAAAATGGGCCTGCGCTCCGTGGTGAGGAATCCTTTTCGCGGATTTTTAATCATTTTGGCCATTGCATTTCCTTTTTCCATGTCTTCTGTGCTTTTTTCCTTTCGAGGAGTGGCGGATCAGATGTATTTTGATCAGTTCAGCAAGGTGCAGACCTATGACATACAAATATCCCTGGACCGCTATGTGTCCCCCATCCGCGGGGAATCGGCAGGGGAAGGAATCAGGGGAGTGGAGAAAAGCGAAGCGGTCATCCAGAAGGCAGTGGAATTAAAACACGAAAATTTGTCGGAATTTGCCATGATTTACGGACTGAACCGGGGATCCGGCATGTGGAGGATCATGGATCTCTACGGCCGGTTTTATGATCCGCCGGAGGATGGGATTATCATAAACAGCCGGATCGCAGAAAAACTTCATCTGGTGGAAGGGGATATTATGGAAGTATCCGTCCCCGGCCTGACCGCGGAAGCGGTAAAGGTTCCGGTTAAAGCTGTCATAAAGGAGAGCCTGGGAGGCGGATGTTACATATCGGCAAAGGGTTTTTCCCGTTTTTTTGATTCTGTTCCAATGGCTGGAACCGTACTTTTAAAGGTGGAAAAGGGCAGGCTTAAGATCGTCCGGGAAGAGCTTTTAAAAACCAGCCGTGTGACTTGGATGGTGGATACCGGACGCATCACCCAGAGCTACCAGGACATCATGGGCAGCATGATGGCAATGGTCCAGATGTTTTCCTTTATGGCTGTGGCGGCTGGAGGGATTCTCATTTATAATATTTCCATGATTAATATCAGGGAACGGATCGCAGAGCTTGGTACGTTTATCATCATGGGAGGAACGGATAAAGAGATCGGAAGGATTCTCATGTTTGAACAGGTGGTCTATTTCATTCTGGGAATTGCTTTAGGAGTATTTGGGAGTCTTGGGGTGAAATACCTTGTGGAGCATCTGGTCATATCGGATTCCTATACCATTGAACTGGCTATACGGCCATCCTGTTATGGGATTGCATTTCTTACCTGTCTTGCAATGGCAGGGGCTTCTTTGCTGGCCCAGACGCGGTTTGTAAGAAGGATAAGACTCACGGATATTTTAAAGGAAAGGGAGTAA
- a CDS encoding efflux RND transporter periplasmic adaptor subunit, whose protein sequence is MKIRMDGRKKKLCFLAAGIALALIIGNTAVKSFRGTPVQTAVASYEAVEDRYTEEGTITAGGEYRLVSEASGPVKEVKVRENDGVKAGDILFTVDDRDLLQEKSLCESALAGYQAKLEQSRIGQVMTSSPQEYLDSIRAEVSAKEADYQAAKTLIDASQSLYSAGSISRVEWEKDRASYEYASLAWEQAKSRYEESRRFLESLKAGGIDETTINGRFYDSVEEQLRAQIKSQETTMEQLDDKLKKCVVTADRDGIITSLPVKDMSYIQAGETAVSISGRGKIQAESDVLTSIAPYLTPGDKVTVILQLRNQDQMYGGTISQVYDYAAKGTSALGMDEYRVHVKIDMDENTELEGKEGYGANIRFTLYQGEHKLVIPSSAVFQLDDQNYVFVIKNGKAEKLPVVVEYKTSAQAVIKEGLAEGQKVIDHVDSEEIYEGAKVYAGS, encoded by the coding sequence ATGAAGATCCGAATGGATGGCAGGAAAAAGAAATTATGCTTTCTGGCTGCAGGGATTGCCCTTGCTCTTATCATAGGGAATACTGCAGTGAAAAGTTTTAGGGGGACCCCGGTGCAAACTGCGGTGGCTTCTTATGAAGCGGTAGAAGACCGTTATACGGAGGAAGGGACCATTACGGCAGGAGGGGAGTACCGCCTGGTTTCAGAGGCATCAGGACCGGTTAAAGAAGTTAAGGTCAGGGAAAATGATGGTGTGAAGGCAGGAGATATCCTGTTTACCGTTGATGACAGGGATTTATTGCAAGAAAAATCACTTTGTGAAAGTGCTCTGGCAGGGTATCAGGCTAAACTGGAGCAGAGCCGGATCGGTCAGGTGATGACGTCATCGCCTCAGGAATATCTGGATTCCATAAGAGCGGAAGTGTCGGCAAAGGAGGCGGATTACCAGGCTGCAAAAACTCTAATTGATGCTTCCCAGTCACTGTATTCGGCCGGCAGTATCTCCAGAGTCGAGTGGGAGAAAGACAGGGCTTCTTATGAATATGCCTCTCTGGCATGGGAGCAGGCAAAGAGCCGGTATGAGGAGAGCCGCCGGTTTTTAGAGAGCTTAAAGGCGGGAGGCATTGATGAGACAACCATAAATGGAAGATTTTATGATAGCGTGGAAGAACAGCTAAGGGCCCAGATCAAATCCCAGGAAACGACAATGGAACAATTGGATGACAAGTTAAAAAAGTGTGTGGTGACTGCAGACAGAGATGGGATCATCACATCTCTTCCAGTCAAGGATATGTCCTACATACAGGCAGGGGAAACTGCCGTGAGCATTAGCGGGCGGGGTAAGATCCAGGCAGAGTCTGACGTGCTTACCAGCATTGCGCCCTACCTTACTCCAGGAGATAAGGTGACGGTGATCCTGCAGCTTAGGAATCAGGATCAGATGTACGGCGGAACCATAAGCCAGGTCTATGACTATGCGGCCAAAGGGACCTCTGCCCTGGGAATGGATGAATACAGGGTACATGTGAAGATCGACATGGATGAGAACACAGAACTGGAAGGAAAGGAAGGGTATGGGGCCAACATTCGTTTTACCCTGTATCAGGGAGAACATAAGCTGGTGATTCCATCCAGCGCTGTTTTCCAACTTGATGACCAAAATTATGTGTTTGTAATCAAAAACGGAAAAGCAGAAAAGCTTCCGGTGGTAGTCGAATACAAAACCTCAGCCCAGGCGGTTATAAAGGAAGGCCTGGCTGAGGGGCAGAAAGTCATTGATCATGTGGATTCAGAAGAAATCTATGAAGGGGCAAAGGTATATGCCGGTTCATAG
- a CDS encoding N-acetylmuramoyl-L-alanine amidase family protein encodes MRKQKLRWLIPCAAAIFTIGASMTSFAAQGWAQENDTWVYYDSNGDLSTESWRKSGDNWFYLNEDGEMTTSSLIESDDNYYYVNSSGAMVTNEWREVTADQDEEDAPDTYWYYFGSNGKAFKAPTSGKTSFKSIKVANGESHNYSFDSEGRMLFGWVNDDSTRQTGDDAWKDGTYYLGDSSDGAQANGWKSVEVEDSENEKDNFDGAYWFYFGTNGKKVKDTTKTINGQKYRFNENGAAESEWYEMASASTASNANQYYNLPEQCWLAKGWFKTVPGPELDQEAYDDDTEYWFYASTSGQLTTSQIKSINGLSYAFNEKGEMLQGLYKLTFESGKTIATYDEIETESDFPAADDAAEVYYFGTSPKEGAMSTGKTTIDIDGEKYTYNFRKAGSNKGAGYNSITDDSIYVQGRLIKADKDEKYKVVEYNEKEYLVGTSGKLAKSKTNIQDGDGKYYKTNSDGSIKESSYDKIK; translated from the coding sequence ATGAGAAAACAGAAACTTAGATGGCTTATTCCCTGCGCTGCAGCGATTTTTACCATAGGTGCATCCATGACCTCCTTCGCCGCACAGGGTTGGGCACAGGAAAATGACACCTGGGTATACTACGACTCCAACGGAGACTTATCTACCGAGTCCTGGCGCAAATCCGGAGACAACTGGTTCTATCTTAACGAAGACGGCGAGATGACAACCAGCAGCTTAATCGAATCCGATGACAATTACTATTATGTAAATTCATCAGGAGCCATGGTTACAAATGAATGGCGTGAAGTTACCGCCGACCAGGATGAAGAAGATGCTCCTGATACTTATTGGTACTACTTTGGAAGCAACGGAAAAGCTTTTAAAGCTCCTACTTCCGGCAAGACTTCCTTTAAATCCATAAAGGTTGCTAACGGAGAGTCCCATAACTATTCCTTTGATTCAGAAGGCAGAATGCTGTTTGGCTGGGTCAATGATGACTCCACACGCCAGACCGGAGACGACGCTTGGAAGGACGGAACCTATTACTTAGGCGATTCCTCTGACGGTGCTCAGGCAAATGGCTGGAAATCAGTCGAAGTAGAAGATTCAGAGAATGAAAAAGACAACTTTGACGGAGCTTACTGGTTCTATTTCGGTACCAACGGCAAGAAGGTTAAAGATACCACCAAAACCATCAACGGCCAAAAATACCGCTTCAATGAAAACGGTGCTGCTGAATCCGAGTGGTATGAAATGGCATCCGCTTCAACAGCAAGCAATGCAAACCAATATTACAATCTCCCAGAACAGTGCTGGCTTGCAAAAGGCTGGTTCAAGACTGTTCCAGGACCAGAGCTTGATCAGGAAGCTTATGATGACGATACAGAATACTGGTTCTACGCTTCCACAAGCGGACAGCTGACAACAAGCCAGATCAAGTCCATTAACGGTTTAAGCTATGCGTTCAACGAAAAGGGCGAAATGCTTCAGGGTCTTTATAAGCTGACCTTTGAATCAGGTAAGACCATTGCAACCTACGATGAGATCGAAACAGAAAGCGATTTCCCAGCAGCAGATGATGCCGCAGAGGTTTACTACTTCGGAACATCTCCTAAGGAAGGCGCTATGTCAACCGGCAAGACAACCATTGATATTGACGGCGAGAAATACACCTACAACTTCCGCAAGGCTGGAAGCAACAAGGGTGCCGGCTACAATTCCATCACTGATGACAGCATCTACGTACAGGGAAGACTGATCAAAGCTGACAAAGATGAAAAATATAAAGTAGTGGAATACAATGAGAAAGAGTACTTAGTCGGAACAAGCGGAAAGCTTGCAAAGAGCAAGACAAACATTCAGGATGGCGACGGTAAATACTACAAGACCAACAGCGACGGATCCATCAAAGAATCCAGCTACGATAAGATTAAATAA
- a CDS encoding DUF6323 family protein, producing MDDGKWLQTANDGFQIARVKAANDYTKKFGLVLTDEEASLLIGERKDALKEQERVEFGEGILPKLIFAFCDSPYIYQDNYMDSLGRLQDMFYLYKNESLDEITDDELIEFMKNQFDGPCQGSLDHLEDTGLEAFARRIRSGSDLYEEEDDEF from the coding sequence ATGGATGATGGGAAGTGGCTACAGACTGCAAACGATGGTTTTCAGATTGCCAGGGTAAAAGCGGCCAATGATTATACAAAAAAGTTTGGCCTGGTTTTAACGGATGAGGAGGCTTCTCTGCTGATCGGGGAGAGGAAAGATGCATTAAAGGAACAGGAACGGGTGGAGTTCGGGGAGGGCATCCTTCCGAAACTGATTTTTGCATTTTGTGATTCCCCGTATATTTATCAGGATAATTATATGGATTCCCTGGGAAGACTTCAGGATATGTTCTACCTTTATAAAAATGAATCATTGGATGAAATTACTGATGATGAACTGATTGAATTCATGAAGAACCAATTTGACGGACCGTGCCAGGGTTCTCTTGATCATCTGGAGGATACTGGATTGGAGGCTTTTGCCAGACGCATCCGCTCTGGATCAGATCTGTATGAGGAAGAAGACGATGAGTTTTGA
- a CDS encoding DUF6179 domain-containing protein → MSFETEELMPIVAELADKYTGKESTSITYEKARQLMEAVLYCIHEYEEDAKKGQELLSMDGKPVAKRVYSLGYETVLRNVKETQILYNKVIPDFKYYENRCYYDTFVKGIPSFFLYYDPRFQPQNHLLTLDYPVLYPVYPLQGIDAISAFVKCVSLEQVFLGKLPDEYVLHVLRAYSPDHGDLIINLAGIVLRNILGCRMAGKRVNTEGYIPGELERLIDYVNLYNADSLEQEMKGLVDELVQSGYDGLEELGDYLKADLHDYCFELKNAVKNQCVDSILAI, encoded by the coding sequence ATGAGTTTTGAGACGGAAGAGTTAATGCCAATCGTAGCAGAATTGGCAGATAAGTATACGGGAAAGGAAAGTACCTCCATTACCTATGAAAAAGCAAGGCAGCTCATGGAAGCGGTTCTGTACTGTATCCATGAGTACGAAGAAGATGCCAAAAAAGGGCAGGAACTTCTTTCTATGGATGGGAAGCCGGTGGCAAAAAGGGTCTATAGCCTGGGATATGAGACGGTGCTAAGGAATGTGAAGGAAACCCAGATTCTGTATAACAAAGTAATACCGGATTTTAAGTATTATGAAAACCGGTGTTATTACGATACGTTTGTCAAAGGAATCCCCTCTTTCTTTTTGTATTATGATCCCCGTTTCCAGCCTCAGAATCACCTTCTCACGCTGGATTATCCGGTTTTGTATCCAGTGTATCCTTTGCAGGGAATTGATGCCATAAGCGCTTTTGTGAAATGTGTCAGCCTGGAACAGGTTTTCCTTGGAAAATTACCGGATGAATACGTTCTCCATGTACTGAGAGCCTATTCCCCGGACCATGGGGATCTGATCATCAACCTTGCAGGCATTGTACTGCGGAATATTCTGGGCTGCCGAATGGCTGGTAAGAGGGTCAATACAGAGGGATATATCCCAGGGGAACTGGAACGGTTGATAGATTATGTAAATCTATACAATGCGGATTCCTTGGAGCAGGAGATGAAAGGACTGGTTGATGAACTGGTACAGTCCGGGTATGATGGTCTGGAGGAATTGGGTGATTATCTAAAGGCCGATCTGCATGATTATTGCTTTGAACTGAAAAATGCTGTGAAGAACCAGTGCGTGGATTCCATTCTCGCCATATAA
- a CDS encoding HPr family phosphocarrier protein gives MKTIVYTIKDELGIHARPAGLLTKLAKNFNSKAMIGKPEKMIEASNIIGIMSLAIRQGEEITVTFEGEDEAEAAATMEKFLSDNL, from the coding sequence ATGAAAACCATCGTATACACGATCAAGGATGAATTAGGCATACATGCCCGACCGGCAGGGTTACTGACAAAGCTGGCAAAGAATTTTAATAGCAAAGCCATGATTGGAAAACCCGAAAAAATGATAGAGGCTTCAAACATTATCGGCATTATGAGCCTGGCTATCAGACAGGGGGAAGAAATCACCGTCACATTTGAGGGGGAGGACGAGGCGGAAGCTGCAGCCACCATGGAAAAGTTTTTGTCGGATAATCTTTAA
- a CDS encoding KDGP aldolase, with protein sequence MSINIYFNVLAKDLENAVEISRFAPERTLVGVMVKNFATDDEAVARVEEFKANGVRASVGLGGGDPAMWKRVADVSVRTCPFHINQVYPAAGYTMGRLQEIHKSEFIVNSLIEPAGEPGIVYMATGAISSRKKEPVSAELAAKLMADIGLPSVKFYPIGGLKCLDELKAMVRAAVNEGITIFEPTGGIDMENVHEIVRACIDGGATTIIPHLYTSLVNPETGRTSPDCLERLAKMSW encoded by the coding sequence ATGTCAATAAATATTTATTTTAACGTTTTAGCAAAGGATTTGGAGAACGCCGTTGAAATCAGCCGTTTTGCTCCGGAACGCACGTTGGTTGGAGTGATGGTTAAAAACTTTGCCACTGACGACGAAGCCGTTGCCAGAGTAGAAGAATTTAAGGCAAACGGCGTGCGTGCTTCGGTTGGCCTAGGCGGGGGCGATCCCGCTATGTGGAAGCGTGTGGCAGATGTTTCGGTCCGCACATGTCCGTTCCATATCAATCAGGTTTACCCTGCCGCAGGCTACACAATGGGACGCCTGCAGGAGATTCATAAAAGTGAGTTCATTGTAAACTCATTGATTGAACCTGCCGGTGAGCCTGGAATCGTTTACATGGCTACCGGAGCCATAAGCTCCCGGAAAAAAGAGCCTGTAAGCGCTGAGCTTGCCGCTAAGCTTATGGCTGATATCGGCTTGCCATCGGTTAAATTCTATCCCATCGGCGGTTTAAAATGTCTTGATGAGCTGAAAGCCATGGTTCGTGCCGCGGTAAACGAGGGCATAACCATATTCGAGCCAACGGGCGGAATCGATATGGAAAATGTGCACGAAATTGTACGTGCCTGCATCGATGGCGGCGCTACAACCATTATTCCCCACCTCTATACATCACTGGTTAATCCGGAAACCGGAAGAACAAGTCCCGATTGTCTGGAACGGCTGGCGAAAATGAGCTGGTGA
- a CDS encoding DgaE family pyridoxal phosphate-dependent ammonia lyase, whose translation MNIYAKSGLREVINANGKMTILGASAVSESVVKSVGSALRNFVVIEELMDHAGRVIAQKTGAEDGCPTCGAASGLVIATAACIAGCNLGLIERIPDTRGLKNEIILQKGQSINFGGSITQMLRLGGGVPVEAGCSNKVELYNIESAINEKTAALLYVKSHHAVQKGMQSIESMLELAKNYHLPLIIDAAAEEDFCKYVSMGADLVLYSGGKALSGPTSGLIAGKSSYIAACKMQYKGVGRAMKVSKEAMMGLVTALEMYDPAQGNPEGQKKRMQRMCDELAQVRGLKCRVAQDEAGREIYRAEIHVGSETGMNAAKLNELLKQGDPAIYVRDYYVNQGILSIDPRPLFDGQEEIIIDRIKSCLLEG comes from the coding sequence ATGAACATATACGCCAAGTCTGGGCTTCGGGAGGTCATAAATGCCAACGGTAAGATGACCATACTCGGCGCCAGTGCAGTGAGCGAGTCCGTTGTAAAGAGCGTGGGGAGCGCGCTCCGGAATTTTGTTGTTATTGAAGAACTAATGGACCACGCCGGTAGGGTTATCGCTCAGAAAACCGGGGCTGAGGACGGCTGTCCCACCTGCGGGGCAGCCAGCGGCCTGGTAATTGCCACAGCAGCCTGCATTGCAGGCTGCAATCTGGGGCTTATCGAGCGTATTCCTGACACCAGGGGCCTTAAAAATGAGATTATACTCCAAAAGGGCCAGTCCATTAACTTTGGAGGCAGCATAACACAGATGCTGCGTTTGGGCGGTGGAGTTCCGGTGGAAGCCGGCTGTTCAAATAAGGTGGAACTTTACAACATAGAATCAGCAATCAATGAAAAAACCGCAGCTTTACTCTATGTAAAAAGCCACCATGCGGTGCAAAAGGGCATGCAGAGCATCGAATCTATGCTGGAGCTTGCAAAAAATTATCACCTGCCGCTTATCATCGATGCTGCTGCGGAAGAAGATTTTTGCAAATATGTTTCCATGGGCGCAGATTTGGTATTATACAGCGGAGGAAAGGCTTTGTCCGGACCTACGTCCGGTCTGATTGCCGGCAAATCCTCTTATATTGCGGCATGTAAAATGCAGTACAAAGGTGTTGGCCGTGCAATGAAGGTTTCAAAAGAAGCTATGATGGGCCTCGTTACAGCACTTGAAATGTATGACCCTGCCCAGGGTAATCCGGAGGGCCAGAAAAAGCGCATGCAGCGTATGTGCGATGAGCTTGCACAGGTAAGAGGACTTAAGTGCCGGGTAGCGCAGGATGAAGCTGGACGGGAAATTTACCGCGCTGAAATCCATGTAGGTTCCGAAACAGGCATGAATGCCGCAAAGCTCAATGAACTGTTAAAACAAGGAGACCCTGCGATTTATGTGCGCGACTACTATGTAAATCAGGGCATTCTGTCCATTGATCCCCGTCCGCTGTTTGACGGACAGGAGGAAATTATTATTGACCGCATAAAGAGCTGTCTTTTGGAGGGGTAA
- a CDS encoding DUF4310 family protein: MSETNKKADGKKGLFGFENFWYADWSFPIFVGLLAAAIFAGTHMYVTYGVGAFNDVSVVAMLKAGLEDSTALGAAAAFGASFLFARVLEGSLVGILDIGGALQTGIGIGVPAIMLASGKTAPLDSFPLSLIIGGILGVIVGTVVVLIKKLTVGRANSTFGADVMMGAGNASGRFLGPLLVISACSASVPIGIGSIIGAGVLYALKKPIAGGAIIGAMIMGIFFPLPPA, translated from the coding sequence ATGTCTGAAACAAACAAGAAAGCAGATGGTAAAAAAGGACTTTTTGGATTTGAAAACTTCTGGTATGCTGACTGGTCATTTCCGATCTTTGTAGGTCTTCTTGCAGCAGCTATCTTTGCCGGAACACATATGTACGTGACCTATGGCGTAGGCGCATTTAACGATGTATCAGTTGTTGCTATGCTGAAAGCAGGACTGGAGGACAGCACTGCCCTGGGCGCGGCTGCGGCTTTTGGAGCAAGCTTTTTATTCGCACGGGTGCTGGAAGGTTCGCTGGTTGGCATCCTTGATATCGGCGGAGCTTTGCAGACCGGTATTGGAATCGGGGTTCCAGCCATTATGCTTGCATCGGGCAAAACTGCTCCGTTAGACAGCTTCCCGCTCTCACTGATCATCGGCGGGATTTTGGGGGTTATTGTGGGTACAGTAGTCGTACTTATTAAAAAACTTACGGTTGGCCGGGCAAATTCTACCTTTGGCGCAGATGTAATGATGGGCGCCGGTAATGCATCAGGGCGTTTCCTTGGACCTTTGCTTGTTATCTCTGCATGCAGTGCTTCAGTCCCCATCGGCATCGGTTCCATCATAGGCGCCGGAGTTCTTTACGCTCTTAAAAAACCTATCGCCGGCGGCGCGATTATCGGTGCTATGATTATGGGTATCTTCTTCCCGCTGCCACCGGCTTAA
- a CDS encoding DUF4311 domain-containing protein — MLMIILFKSLIIGGLAGIGIGAGAARMFHAPSVQGMGAFRTLGELNACEGDPISHFSFGLGFFFNSWASVVGAGALTQDIDHRIIPNWAAAALMIKNKNVEETLHDPRKMALAGGVIGAVIVAFLNTTAVAVPSSVQTIAVAVLVPAANLLINPVMPVIFWLAALDAGRRSGIWGTVLGGLAQVIMGNAVPGVVLGILIGKGVDDSGWNKVTKALLAAVFILFALSAFFRGVDLKLITQMNLEVPGWLTNLHGVFGMTK, encoded by the coding sequence ATGTTAATGATAATACTTTTCAAATCACTTATCATCGGTGGTTTGGCTGGAATCGGTATAGGTGCCGGTGCCGCGCGTATGTTCCATGCGCCGTCCGTGCAGGGTATGGGCGCGTTCCGTACTCTGGGAGAACTAAATGCCTGCGAAGGCGACCCTATCTCCCACTTTTCGTTTGGTTTGGGATTTTTCTTCAATTCATGGGCATCCGTCGTGGGCGCAGGTGCTCTTACCCAGGACATTGATCACCGCATTATACCGAACTGGGCAGCTGCAGCCCTGATGATTAAAAACAAAAATGTGGAGGAAACCCTTCACGATCCTCGTAAGATGGCACTGGCAGGCGGAGTCATCGGCGCGGTGATCGTTGCATTTTTAAATACCACAGCCGTTGCAGTTCCGTCCTCAGTTCAGACCATCGCAGTTGCGGTTTTAGTACCTGCTGCCAACCTGCTTATAAACCCTGTCATGCCGGTAATTTTCTGGCTGGCTGCTTTGGATGCGGGCAGACGTTCCGGTATCTGGGGTACTGTCCTTGGCGGACTTGCACAGGTCATCATGGGTAATGCAGTTCCGGGTGTAGTACTTGGTATTCTTATCGGCAAGGGAGTTGATGACAGCGGATGGAACAAGGTGACAAAGGCTTTGCTTGCAGCAGTCTTTATTCTGTTTGCACTTAGCGCATTCTTCCGTGGCGTGGATTTGAAGCTCATTACACAGATGAATCTTGAAGTTCCGGGCTGGCTGACAAACTTACACGGCGTATTTGGAATGACGAAATAA
- a CDS encoding DUF4312 family protein — protein MTKPITEEREMTLQIEGRGQTKEQALNAAFSNLKNEVSGTPLRIEPLDAEVLEADEIQYTERFLFLFFRRTRFEYFLRLRVRVRVVCIKMDSIPFKQKTNKSIFR, from the coding sequence GTGACAAAGCCAATAACCGAAGAAAGGGAAATGACTCTGCAAATCGAAGGCAGAGGCCAGACAAAGGAGCAAGCCTTAAACGCAGCGTTTTCTAATTTAAAAAACGAGGTTAGCGGCACTCCGCTGCGCATAGAACCGCTTGATGCAGAGGTTTTAGAGGCCGACGAAATACAGTATACAGAGCGTTTTCTATTCCTGTTTTTTAGGAGAACCCGCTTTGAATACTTTCTGCGGCTGCGTGTACGGGTACGGGTGGTATGTATAAAAATGGATAGCATACCCTTTAAGCAAAAAACAAACAAATCAATTTTCCGGTAA
- a CDS encoding glycine-rich SFCGS family protein, whose protein sequence is MEQIVVVIGDRLGKGQNVAKGVETAGGRAVVIPGVGADMRLGDVMRKENADIGISFCGSGGAGAITAQSKYGYPAEHGMRSVDEGITALRNGKRVLGFGFMDIEELGRRLTEEMTKIKG, encoded by the coding sequence ATGGAACAAATTGTAGTAGTTATCGGAGACCGCTTGGGCAAGGGTCAGAACGTGGCAAAGGGAGTTGAAACGGCGGGTGGCCGCGCAGTGGTTATTCCCGGTGTGGGCGCTGACATGAGGCTAGGCGATGTAATGAGAAAGGAAAACGCGGATATCGGCATATCCTTCTGCGGAAGCGGAGGCGCCGGAGCGATCACAGCGCAATCCAAGTACGGATATCCGGCGGAGCACGGAATGCGTTCGGTTGACGAGGGTATAACGGCCCTTCGGAACGGAAAGCGTGTTTTAGGCTTTGGGTTCATGGACATCGAAGAACTGGGACGACGGTTGACAGAAGAAATGACAAAAATAAAGGGGTAG